A DNA window from Drosophila sechellia strain sech25 chromosome X, ASM438219v1, whole genome shotgun sequence contains the following coding sequences:
- the LOC6618473 gene encoding sal-like protein 1 isoform X2, whose amino-acid sequence MGSEHYCLRWNNYQSNLLGVFSQLLQDGSLVDVTLVCSEGTSIRAHKVVLSACSSYFQSLFLEHPEGHLIVILKDVRFAELQTLVEFMYKGEVNVQYCQLSALLKTAESLKVKGLAEMTNQNTTLREPEREPDRLRPQGGGGSGGSAHKAADSPAAALDATAATQAATATATATAAAATSTSTSATSAAATAAATAATSASTTATAAAGSSNTTTTTAATTTATCATAATSTAATSSSSSVTSAATAAAAASGVAHSEEATSSSSSTGGQKREASDRSSPTPAKRSSRMHPADKVDVTEDREQEQHQADELLGEELLGRNLKDEEEDDVDDLDENEETMLRGRVEDEDDEDEEEDTPMPLDLYQRPNVEPKSAAAATAAQQGGSNSLSGSSNACHTNSSSNSNNNNNNNNSSSNNNNTSSGKTSAASNGGTATSGGTADSVVAVDDDDDDDDGGHHHQRQVMDDRLEQDVDDEDLDDDVVVVGPATAMARGIAQRLAHHNLHRLHHTHHHAQHQHPHQHHQHPQHHHPPHHQQHHTHSDDEDAMPVIAKSEILDDDYDDEMDLDDDDEADNSSNDLGLNMKMGSGAGGGGGVDLSTGSTLIPSPLITLPSSSAAAAAAAAAMESQRSTPAMSAAQAAGAGASDLSIGGSGGRPASRSSRDGGGNDGGRGGASSSSLLSPGTVANLLPVQSVPLSLKKEIDCSEDDNSSHSRHMQQRSASAGGGLGGDLDYRASHESETSESPHQQQQPPPHAVGVGAGGGSAAAAAAAAAALLHQQQQQQPPHSPPPPPLHMFPCIYCRSAFPNQSKLTRHLLTHSLKTLEYREPTTTALLHSHLLGDLNMAAAGLPSPFAFQMNAAAMAATSGSDTQEQVAALAAAFGIDMEAALSLASTGCTFQSLTGCLEASSGGGSGSGGQGSLSRSATSAGNGGGLMLGSGSGSGSGAAAATGGSGSSGCGGGGGTATSGSLSPSTSAAAAAAAAAQSQSAALLGAASSDPNSVVMCKFCAKSFPDVTSLITHLSVHTGDRPFKCEFCGKAFKLRHHMKDHCRVHTGERPFRCNMCGKTFSRSTILKAHEKTHFPKYVRKFLSPSSPVDTKDELPQ is encoded by the exons GTGGTCCTCTCGGCTTGTTCCTCGTACTTCCAGAGCCTGTTCCTGGAGCACCCCGAAGGACATCTAATTGTGATATTGAAGGACGTCCGTTTTGCCGAGCTGCAAACCTTAGTTGAATTCATGTACAAGGGCGAGGTGAACGTGCAATATTGTCAGTTGTCCGCGCTGCTCAAGACAGCGGAATCCCTCAAG GTCAAGGGCCTGGCCGAGATGACGAACCAGAACACGACGCTGCGCGAACCCGAACGGGAACCGGACCGCTTGCGTCCGCAGGGCGGCGGCGGTAGCGGCGGTTCCGCCCACAAGGCGGCCGACAGTCCGGCGGCCGCGCTCGATGCCACAGCGGCCACACAGGCAGCGACTGCCACGGCAACGGCAACTGCCGCGGCGGCAACATCGACCTCAACCTCAGCAACATCTGCGGCGGCAACGGCAgcagcgacagcagcaacatctgcgTCCACAACGGCAACGGCGGCGGCGGGGAGTAGtaatacaacaacaacaacggcggcAACCACAACAGCAACCTGtgccacagcagcaacatccacggcagcaacatcctcatcatcgtcggtgacatcagcagcaacagcagccgcagcagcatctGGTGTTGCGCACTCGGAGGAGGCGacctcgtcatcatcgtcAACTGGCGGGCAGAAGCGGGAGGCTAGCGATCGCAGCAGTCCCACGCCCGCCAAACGATCGTCGCGAATGCATCCGGCGGACAAGGTGGATGTGACAGAGGATCGGGAACAGGAGCAACACCAGGCGGACGAGCTGCTGGGCGAGGAGCTGCTCGGTCGCAACTTAAaagacgaggaggaggacgatgTGGATGACCTGGACGAGAACGAGGAGACGATGCTAAGGGGTCGCGtggaggacgaggacgacgaggatgaggaggaggacaCGCCCATGCCGTTGGATCTCTATCAAAGACCAAATGTCGAGCCAAAAagcgccgcagcagcaacagcagcgcaGCAGGGCGGTAGCAACAGCCTCAGCGGTAGCAGCAACGCTTGCcacaccaacagcagcagcaacagcaataataacaataacaacaacaactccagcagcaacaacaacaacactagTAGTGGGaaaacctcagcggccagcaATGGCGGCACAGCGACATCCGGCGGCACAGCGGACTCCGTGGTTGCGGtggatgacgatgacgacgacgacgacggtggccatcatcatcagcgaCAGGTGATGGACGATCGATTGGAGCAGGATGTGGACGATGAGGATCTGGACGACGATGTCGTGGTGGTGGGCCCCGCCACCGCGATGGCCAGGGGCATTGCCCAGCGGCTGGCCCATCACAACCTGCACCGTCTCCATCACACGCACCACCATGCTCAGCACCAGCATCCGcatcagcaccaccagcaTCCGCAGCACCACCATCCgccgcaccaccagcagcaccatACGCACTCGGATGACGAGGATGCCATGCCCGTGATTGCCAAGAGTGAGATCCTCGACGATGACTACGACGATGAGATGGATCTggacgatgacgatgaggcggacaacagcagcaacgaTCTGGGTCTCAACATGAAAATGGGCAGCGGTgcaggcggcggcggtggcgtgGACCTGTCCACCGGCTCCACATTGATACCCTCGCCATTGATCACCCTGCCATCCTcatcggcggcggcggcagctgcagcggcggcGATGGAATCGCAGCGCTCCACGCCGGCCATGTCAGCGGCCCAGGCAGCTGGAGCGGGCGCCTCGGACCTCAGTATTGGTGGCTCCGGCGGTCGACCGGCGTCCAGGAGCTCACGCGACGGCGGCGGCAACGATGGCGGCAGGGGAGGAGCATCATCCTCCAGCCTGCTGAGCCCGGGAACCGTGGCCAATCTCCTGCCCGTGCAATCGGTGCCATTG AGTCTCAAGAAGGAGATCGATTGCAGCGAGGACGACAACAGCAGTCACAGCAGACACATGCAACAGCGTTCGGCATCAGCTGGCGGCGGCCTGGGCGGCGACCTTGACTACCGCGCCTCCCACGAGTCG GAAACGTCCGAATCGccccaccaacaacaacagccccCACCACACGCTGTGGGTGTTGGGGCGGGCGGTGGCTCAGCGgccgcagcagctgccgcagcagccgccctgctgcatcagcagcaacagcagcagccccCACACAGCCCCCCGCCGCCGCCCCTGCACATGTTTCCGTGCATCTACTGCCGCTCGGCCTTCCCCAACCAATCGAAACTCACCCGCCACCTGCTGACGCACTCGCTGAAGACGCTCGAGTATCGCGAACCAACCACCACGGCTCTGCTCCATTCGCATCTGCTGGGCGATCTCAACATGGCCGCCGCCGGCCTACCATCGCCATTCGCCTTTCAGATGAACGCCGCCGCCATGGCGGCCACTTCCGGCAGCGATACACAGGAGCAGGTGGCGGCATTGGCCGCCGCCTTTGGCATCGACATGGAGGCGGCCCTCTCGTTGGCCAGCACCGGCTGTACGTTCCAGAGTTTGACGGGCTGCCTGGAGGCAAGCTCCGGCGGCGGAAGCGGTAGCGGCGGCCAGGGTTCGTTGTCCCGCTCGGCAACTTCCGCCGGAAACGGTGGTGGCCTAATGCTCGGCAGCGGAAGTGGCAGTGGCTCGGGGGCTGCAGCGGCAACGggtggcagcggcagcagcggctgtggtggcggtggcggtaCCGCCACCTCCGGCTCCTTGTCGCCATCCACatccgccgcagcagcagcggcggccgCTGCACAATCGCAGTCAGCGGCGCTGCTGGGCGCCGCGTCCAGTGATCCGAATAGTGTTGTCATGTGTAAGTTCTGTGCTAAAAGTTTTCCCGATGTTACATCACTGATCACGCATTTGTCGGTACATACAGGTGATCGACCATTTAAATGTGAGTTTTGTGGCAAAGCATTTAAGCTGCGCCACCACATGAAAGATCATTGTCGCGTGCACACCG GCGAACGGCCGTTCAGATGTAATATGTGCGGGAAAACTTTCTCGCGCTCAACGATACTCAAGGCGCACGAGAAAACGCATTTTCCCAAGTACGTGCGCAAGTTTTTGTCACCCAGCAGCCCGGTCGATACAAAGGATGAGTTGCCGCAATAG
- the LOC6618473 gene encoding sal-like protein 1 isoform X3: MGSEHYCLRWNNYQSNLLGVFSQLLQDGSLVDVTLVCSEGTSIRAHKVVLSACSSYFQSLFLEHPEGHLIVILKDVRFAELQTLVEFMYKGEVNVQYCQLSALLKTAESLKVKGLAEMTNQNTTLREPEREPDRLRPQGGGGSGGSAHKAADSPAAALDATAATQAATATATATAAAATSTSTSATSAAATAAATAATSASTTATAAAGSSNTTTTTAATTTATCATAATSTAATSSSSSVTSAATAAAAASGVAHSEEATSSSSSTGGQKREASDRSSPTPAKRSSRMHPADKVDVTEDREQEQHQADELLGEELLGRNLKDEEEDDVDDLDENEETMLRGRVEDEDDEDEEEDTPMPLDLYQRPNVEPKSAAAATAAQQGGSNSLSGSSNACHTNSSSNSNNNNNNNNSSSNNNNTSSGKTSAASNGGTATSGGTADSVVAVDDDDDDDDGGHHHQRQVMDDRLEQDVDDEDLDDDVVVVGPATAMARGIAQRLAHHNLHRLHHTHHHAQHQHPHQHHQHPQHHHPPHHQQHHTHSDDEDAMPVIAKSEILDDDYDDEMDLDDDDEADNSSNDLGLNMKMGSGAGGGGGVDLSTGSTLIPSPLITLPSSSAAAAAAAAAMESQRSTPAMSAAQAAGAGASDLSIGGSGGRPASRSSRDGGGNDGGRGGASSSSLLSPGTVANLLPVQSVPLSLKKEIDCSEDDNSSHSRHMQQRSASAGGGLGGDLDYRASHESETSESPHQQQQPPPHAVGVGAGGGSAAAAAAAAAALLHQQQQQQPPHSPPPPPLHMFPCIYCRSAFPNQSKLTRHLLTHSLKTLEYREPTTTALLHSHLLGDLNMAAAGLPSPFAFQMNAAAMAATSGSDTQEQVAALAAAFGIDMEAALSLASTGCTFQSLTGCLEASSGGGSGSGGQGSLSRSATSAGNGGGLMLGSGSGSGSGAAAATGGSGSSGCGGGGGTATSGSLSPSTSAAAAAAAAAQSQSAALLGAASSDPNSVVMCDRPFKCEFCGKAFKLRHHMKDHCRVHTGERPFRCNMCGKTFSRSTILKAHEKTHFPKYVRKFLSPSSPVDTKDELPQ, encoded by the exons GTGGTCCTCTCGGCTTGTTCCTCGTACTTCCAGAGCCTGTTCCTGGAGCACCCCGAAGGACATCTAATTGTGATATTGAAGGACGTCCGTTTTGCCGAGCTGCAAACCTTAGTTGAATTCATGTACAAGGGCGAGGTGAACGTGCAATATTGTCAGTTGTCCGCGCTGCTCAAGACAGCGGAATCCCTCAAG GTCAAGGGCCTGGCCGAGATGACGAACCAGAACACGACGCTGCGCGAACCCGAACGGGAACCGGACCGCTTGCGTCCGCAGGGCGGCGGCGGTAGCGGCGGTTCCGCCCACAAGGCGGCCGACAGTCCGGCGGCCGCGCTCGATGCCACAGCGGCCACACAGGCAGCGACTGCCACGGCAACGGCAACTGCCGCGGCGGCAACATCGACCTCAACCTCAGCAACATCTGCGGCGGCAACGGCAgcagcgacagcagcaacatctgcgTCCACAACGGCAACGGCGGCGGCGGGGAGTAGtaatacaacaacaacaacggcggcAACCACAACAGCAACCTGtgccacagcagcaacatccacggcagcaacatcctcatcatcgtcggtgacatcagcagcaacagcagccgcagcagcatctGGTGTTGCGCACTCGGAGGAGGCGacctcgtcatcatcgtcAACTGGCGGGCAGAAGCGGGAGGCTAGCGATCGCAGCAGTCCCACGCCCGCCAAACGATCGTCGCGAATGCATCCGGCGGACAAGGTGGATGTGACAGAGGATCGGGAACAGGAGCAACACCAGGCGGACGAGCTGCTGGGCGAGGAGCTGCTCGGTCGCAACTTAAaagacgaggaggaggacgatgTGGATGACCTGGACGAGAACGAGGAGACGATGCTAAGGGGTCGCGtggaggacgaggacgacgaggatgaggaggaggacaCGCCCATGCCGTTGGATCTCTATCAAAGACCAAATGTCGAGCCAAAAagcgccgcagcagcaacagcagcgcaGCAGGGCGGTAGCAACAGCCTCAGCGGTAGCAGCAACGCTTGCcacaccaacagcagcagcaacagcaataataacaataacaacaacaactccagcagcaacaacaacaacactagTAGTGGGaaaacctcagcggccagcaATGGCGGCACAGCGACATCCGGCGGCACAGCGGACTCCGTGGTTGCGGtggatgacgatgacgacgacgacgacggtggccatcatcatcagcgaCAGGTGATGGACGATCGATTGGAGCAGGATGTGGACGATGAGGATCTGGACGACGATGTCGTGGTGGTGGGCCCCGCCACCGCGATGGCCAGGGGCATTGCCCAGCGGCTGGCCCATCACAACCTGCACCGTCTCCATCACACGCACCACCATGCTCAGCACCAGCATCCGcatcagcaccaccagcaTCCGCAGCACCACCATCCgccgcaccaccagcagcaccatACGCACTCGGATGACGAGGATGCCATGCCCGTGATTGCCAAGAGTGAGATCCTCGACGATGACTACGACGATGAGATGGATCTggacgatgacgatgaggcggacaacagcagcaacgaTCTGGGTCTCAACATGAAAATGGGCAGCGGTgcaggcggcggcggtggcgtgGACCTGTCCACCGGCTCCACATTGATACCCTCGCCATTGATCACCCTGCCATCCTcatcggcggcggcggcagctgcagcggcggcGATGGAATCGCAGCGCTCCACGCCGGCCATGTCAGCGGCCCAGGCAGCTGGAGCGGGCGCCTCGGACCTCAGTATTGGTGGCTCCGGCGGTCGACCGGCGTCCAGGAGCTCACGCGACGGCGGCGGCAACGATGGCGGCAGGGGAGGAGCATCATCCTCCAGCCTGCTGAGCCCGGGAACCGTGGCCAATCTCCTGCCCGTGCAATCGGTGCCATTG AGTCTCAAGAAGGAGATCGATTGCAGCGAGGACGACAACAGCAGTCACAGCAGACACATGCAACAGCGTTCGGCATCAGCTGGCGGCGGCCTGGGCGGCGACCTTGACTACCGCGCCTCCCACGAGTCG GAAACGTCCGAATCGccccaccaacaacaacagccccCACCACACGCTGTGGGTGTTGGGGCGGGCGGTGGCTCAGCGgccgcagcagctgccgcagcagccgccctgctgcatcagcagcaacagcagcagccccCACACAGCCCCCCGCCGCCGCCCCTGCACATGTTTCCGTGCATCTACTGCCGCTCGGCCTTCCCCAACCAATCGAAACTCACCCGCCACCTGCTGACGCACTCGCTGAAGACGCTCGAGTATCGCGAACCAACCACCACGGCTCTGCTCCATTCGCATCTGCTGGGCGATCTCAACATGGCCGCCGCCGGCCTACCATCGCCATTCGCCTTTCAGATGAACGCCGCCGCCATGGCGGCCACTTCCGGCAGCGATACACAGGAGCAGGTGGCGGCATTGGCCGCCGCCTTTGGCATCGACATGGAGGCGGCCCTCTCGTTGGCCAGCACCGGCTGTACGTTCCAGAGTTTGACGGGCTGCCTGGAGGCAAGCTCCGGCGGCGGAAGCGGTAGCGGCGGCCAGGGTTCGTTGTCCCGCTCGGCAACTTCCGCCGGAAACGGTGGTGGCCTAATGCTCGGCAGCGGAAGTGGCAGTGGCTCGGGGGCTGCAGCGGCAACGggtggcagcggcagcagcggctgtggtggcggtggcggtaCCGCCACCTCCGGCTCCTTGTCGCCATCCACatccgccgcagcagcagcggcggccgCTGCACAATCGCAGTCAGCGGCGCTGCTGGGCGCCGCGTCCAGTGATCCGAATAGTGTTGTCATGT GTGATCGACCATTTAAATGTGAGTTTTGTGGCAAAGCATTTAAGCTGCGCCACCACATGAAAGATCATTGTCGCGTGCACACCG GCGAACGGCCGTTCAGATGTAATATGTGCGGGAAAACTTTCTCGCGCTCAACGATACTCAAGGCGCACGAGAAAACGCATTTTCCCAAGTACGTGCGCAAGTTTTTGTCACCCAGCAGCCCGGTCGATACAAAGGATGAGTTGCCGCAATAG